In the Bos taurus isolate L1 Dominette 01449 registration number 42190680 breed Hereford chromosome 21, ARS-UCD2.0, whole genome shotgun sequence genome, one interval contains:
- the CIB1 gene encoding calcium and integrin-binding protein 1 codes for MGGSGSRLSKELLAEYQDLTFLTKQEILLAHRRFCELLPQEHRSVEESLQARVSLEQILSLPELKANPFKERICKVFSTSPSRDSLSFEDFLDLLSVFSDTATPDIKSHYAFRIFDFDDDGTLNREDLSQLVNCLTGESEDTRLSASEMKQLIDNILEESDIDRDGTINLSEFQHVISRSPDFASSFKIVL; via the exons ATGGGGGGTTCGGGCAGTCGCCTATCCAAGGAGCTGCTGGCCGAGTACCAG GACTTGACGTTCCTGACCAAACAGGAGATCCTTCT AGCCCACAGACGGTTCTGTGAGCTGCTTCCCCAGGAGCACCGGAGTGTGGAGGAGTCACTGCAGGCTCGAGTGTCCTTGGAGCAGATCCTCAGCCTTCCAGAGCTCAAG GCCAACCCCTTCAAGGAGCGAATCTGCAAGGTCTTCTCCACTTCCCCGAGCAGAGACAGCCTGAGCTTTGAGGACTTCTTGGACCTCCTCAGTGTGTTTAGTGACACAGCCACCCCAGACATCAAGTCCCACTATGCCTTCCGCATCTTCG ACTTTGATGATGATGGAACCTTGAACAGAGAAGACCTGAGCCAGCTCGTGAACTGCCTCACGGGAGAGAGCGAAGACACACGGCTCAGTGCTTCAGAGATGAAGCAGCTCATCGACAAC ATCCTAGAGGAGTCTGACATAGATAGGGATGGGACCATCAACCTCTCCGAGTTCCAGCATGTCATCTCCCGCTCACCAGATTTTGCCAG TTCCTTTAAGATTGTCCTGTGA
- the GDPGP1 gene encoding GDP-D-glucose phosphorylase 1, whose protein sequence is MAIPHASNETSYLLPPNKEDWEGQGIPDFVYEQEELMMEGVQWPRGALSLLNTPPLSHFDSALCSAWRQRMELGLFRYPLGELPTQTLPGTVGFVAQLNVERGVQRRCPQNIKSVRQEFDPEQFNFNQIRPGEVLFRLHRKQDCSGTVQQEDILVVINVSPLEWGHVLLVPEPARGLPQRLLPGALRAGVEAVLLSSHPGFRVGFNSLGGLASVNHLHLHGYYLAHRLPVEGAPSEPLDPRGRLHVLQALPAPGFLFYTSRPGPDLEALISRVCRATDYLTDCEIAHNLFVTRGAPPGKATSSSALSGVRVILWPRKPSFGIKEGEAFNVALCELAGHLPVKTAQDFSSLTEAAALALIRECLLPPAQAEDVRAALVALIAREEE, encoded by the coding sequence ATGGCTATTCCACATGCTTCAAATGAAACTTCCTATTTGCTGCCTCCAAACAAGGAGGACTGGGAAGGGCAGGGCATTCCTGACTTTGTCTATGAGCAGGAGGAACTCATGATGGAAGGGGTTCAGTGGCCAAGGGGCGCGCTCAGCCTCCTGAACACGCCGCCACTGTCTCACTTTGACTCTGCCCTCTGCTCAGCCTGGAGGCAGCGGATGGAGCTGGGGCTGTTCCGCTACCCACTGGGGGAGCTGCCGACCCAAACCCTCCCTGGGACCGTGggttttgtggctcagctgaacGTGGAGCGAGGTGTGCAGAGAAGGTGCCCCCAGAACATCAAGAGCGTGAGGCAGGAGTTTGACCCCGAACAGTTTAACTTCAACCAGATCCGGCCAGGAGAGGTCCTTTTTCGTCTGCACCGGAAGCAGGATTGCTCCGGCACTGTCCAGCAAGAGGACATCCTGGTGGTGATCAACGTCAGCCCCTTGGAGTGGGGCCACGTGCTGCTGGTGCCCGAACCTGCCCGAGGGCTCCCCCAGCGCCTGCTGCCTGGGGCGCTGCGGGCCGGGGTCGAGGCTGTACTGCTGAGCTCACACCCAGGCTTCCGTGTGGGCTTCAACAGCCTGGGTGGCCTGGCCTCAGTGAACCACCTCCACCTGCATGGCTACTACCTGGCCCACCGGCTACCCGTGGAGGGGGCCCCCAGTGAACCCCTGGACCCTCGGGGCCGTCTGCATGTGCTCCAGGCCCTCCCAGCTCCTGGCTTCCTCTTTTACACCAGTAGGCCAGGACCTGACTTGGAAGCCTTGATAAGCAGGGTGTGTCGTGCCACTGACTACCTGACTGACTGTGAGATTGCGCATAACTTGTTTGTCACTCGGGGGGCCCCACCTGGAAAGGCGACATCTTCCTCAGCTCTCTCGGGAGTCCGGGTCATTCTGTGGCCCCGGAAGCCCAGCTTTGGGATAAAGGAAGGTGAGGCATTCAACGTTGCCCTCTGTGAACTGGCTGGGCACCTCCCGGTCAAAACGGCCCAAGACTTCAGCAGCCTGACCGAGGCGGCAGCTCTGGCCCTCATCAGAGAATGTCTGctgcccccagcccaggcagAAGACGTGCGGGCGGCACTGGTGGCCTTGATAGCCCGGGAGGAAGAGTAA